In Desulfopila inferna, a single window of DNA contains:
- a CDS encoding 2-oxoacid:acceptor oxidoreductase family protein: MIEIRWHGRGGQGAITAAKIVANAAFVSGYRGVVMAPTFGTERRGAPVFTSLKISKEKIYDLSPITTPDMVIVLDHTLLEEVNVVAGLKENGLVILNSPKPASEYTFEGAGVAVSDVTTHAVRAGLPPGVVNTGIIGAFSKASGLVDIDILVQAIKNEFVGKKPELNADAARIAYENTSVGGV, from the coding sequence ATAATTGAAATACGATGGCATGGCCGCGGCGGCCAGGGAGCGATTACCGCTGCCAAAATCGTTGCCAATGCCGCCTTTGTTTCAGGGTATAGAGGAGTAGTCATGGCTCCCACCTTTGGAACCGAACGACGGGGAGCACCGGTGTTCACTTCCCTGAAGATTTCTAAAGAAAAAATCTACGATCTTTCCCCTATCACTACCCCTGATATGGTGATCGTTCTTGATCATACCCTGCTTGAGGAAGTAAATGTTGTTGCCGGCCTCAAGGAAAACGGCCTGGTTATCCTCAATAGCCCCAAACCGGCTTCAGAGTATACTTTCGAAGGTGCCGGAGTAGCTGTTTCCGATGTCACGACTCACGCTGTTCGAGCGGGGCTGCCGCCGGGTGTTGTCAACACCGGAATTATCGGTGCGTTTTCAAAGGCCAGTGGACTGGTGGATATTGATATTCTGGTGCAGGCAATCAAAAATGAATTTGTTGGGAAAAAGCCGGAATTAAATGCAGATGCAGCCAGAATTGCATATGAAAATACTTCTGTTGGAGGCGTGTGA
- a CDS encoding pyruvate ferredoxin oxidoreductase: MHIIESGNVAAATGVKLSRAQVIAAYPITPQTPLTEKLSEFVESEELDAQYIPVESEHSAMAVCIAASTAGTRAFTATSANGLLYMNEQLHWAVGARLPIVMCVANRGIGAPWTVWNDHQDSMSQRDVGWIQIYANDHQQIIDSVIKAFRLAQTVSIPVMVCYDGYLLSHTYMPFEQPEQSMVDNFLPPFAPKHFLDPEDPGNFNTVTLPDVRPGVDGTVEPGYIEIRHNLHEDLRAALDTYAEIDSEFEKEFGRGGNPFIEEYRCDDAEFAAVCIGSLSYQLRDVVDAMREEGVKIGVMGVQLYRPFPDAVIARALAGKKCVIVFEKALSYGNQGPLYGDIKSALYRSQDKPPIHNYIVGLGGREIQTQQLLDALRESCLSPEAIEDTPRWIGLKL; this comes from the coding sequence ATGCATATTATTGAATCGGGTAACGTCGCTGCAGCAACGGGTGTAAAGTTATCACGGGCCCAGGTTATTGCCGCATATCCAATCACTCCGCAGACACCATTGACTGAAAAATTATCGGAATTTGTGGAATCGGAAGAGCTCGATGCCCAGTATATACCCGTCGAGAGCGAACACAGTGCCATGGCAGTCTGCATTGCCGCCTCAACCGCAGGAACACGGGCGTTTACCGCCACCAGCGCCAACGGTCTTCTTTATATGAACGAGCAGCTGCACTGGGCTGTCGGAGCGCGCCTTCCCATAGTCATGTGTGTCGCCAACCGCGGCATCGGTGCTCCCTGGACCGTGTGGAACGATCATCAGGACAGCATGTCGCAGAGAGATGTCGGCTGGATCCAGATTTACGCCAACGACCATCAACAGATAATTGATTCCGTCATCAAGGCCTTTCGCCTGGCCCAGACCGTCAGTATTCCTGTAATGGTGTGCTATGACGGTTATCTCCTGTCGCATACCTATATGCCCTTTGAACAGCCGGAGCAGAGCATGGTCGATAACTTTCTCCCTCCTTTTGCTCCCAAGCATTTCCTCGACCCTGAAGATCCCGGCAACTTCAATACCGTCACCCTTCCCGATGTCCGCCCGGGAGTGGATGGTACTGTTGAACCGGGTTATATAGAGATACGTCATAATTTACACGAAGATCTGCGCGCGGCCCTCGATACCTACGCTGAGATCGACAGTGAGTTTGAAAAGGAGTTCGGCCGGGGTGGAAATCCGTTTATAGAGGAGTATCGATGTGATGATGCCGAATTTGCTGCTGTCTGTATCGGCTCGCTGTCCTATCAGCTCCGGGACGTTGTCGATGCCATGAGGGAGGAAGGCGTAAAGATCGGGGTTATGGGTGTGCAGCTGTACAGGCCCTTCCCGGATGCCGTCATTGCCCGGGCGCTGGCGGGTAAAAAATGTGTCATTGTTTTTGAGAAGGCCTTAAGTTACGGTAATCAGGGCCCTTTGTATGGTGATATCAAGTCGGCACTCTACCGCAGCCAGGACAAGCCGCCTATCCATAATTATATTGTCGGTCTGGGTGGAAGAGAAATTCAGACACAACAGCTGCTTGATGCCTTAAGGGAATCATGTCTGTCTCCTGAAGCAATTGAAGATACTCCACGCTGGATCGGTTTAAAACTATAG
- a CDS encoding thiamine pyrophosphate-dependent enzyme: protein MAEKTTILNLTEEEFVHPGNRACSGCGLSIVYRIGLKALGKNTILVVPPSCLTVLQGLYPVASAKLPCVNVTFASTGAAATGVRGAMKALKKDNVNVVAWAGDGGTGDIGIQALSGACERGEEIIYICYDNEAYMNTGVQRSGTTPQGVLTTTTPIKGKLQAKKNVPAIIAAHGIGYVATASAAYPLDLYDKVKKATTISGPKYIHVHTPCPPGWGFDSRFTIKTGKLAVETGLFDLYEIENGEFRLTGASKRLMGKERRPVTEYFDTQGRFKTLSAELLIDLQRQVDVKWSGYQKKMK, encoded by the coding sequence ATGGCAGAGAAAACAACTATACTCAACCTGACGGAAGAAGAATTTGTCCATCCCGGTAACCGAGCCTGCTCGGGTTGCGGGCTTTCGATCGTCTACAGGATAGGGCTTAAGGCCCTTGGTAAAAATACCATTCTGGTGGTGCCGCCCAGCTGCCTTACCGTTCTTCAAGGACTGTATCCCGTAGCTTCGGCAAAACTGCCTTGTGTCAATGTTACCTTCGCCTCAACCGGAGCTGCGGCTACCGGTGTGCGCGGCGCCATGAAGGCACTGAAAAAGGATAACGTCAATGTTGTCGCCTGGGCCGGTGACGGCGGCACCGGTGATATCGGTATCCAGGCGCTTTCCGGGGCCTGCGAGAGGGGCGAAGAGATAATCTACATATGTTACGATAACGAAGCCTATATGAATACCGGGGTGCAGCGCTCAGGGACTACCCCTCAGGGGGTACTGACCACCACAACGCCGATTAAGGGCAAGCTGCAGGCCAAAAAAAACGTCCCTGCGATTATCGCAGCCCATGGTATCGGTTATGTCGCCACAGCATCCGCGGCCTACCCGCTTGACCTGTATGACAAGGTGAAAAAGGCCACGACGATTTCCGGGCCTAAATATATCCATGTGCATACACCGTGCCCGCCTGGATGGGGATTTGACAGCAGATTTACCATAAAGACAGGAAAACTTGCCGTGGAAACCGGTCTTTTCGATCTCTATGAAATAGAAAACGGAGAATTCAGACTTACCGGCGCATCCAAAAGACTCATGGGAAAAGAGAGAAGGCCGGTGACCGAGTATTTTGATACTCAGGGACGGTTTAAAACTCTATCTGCAGAATTATTAATAGACCTACAGCGGCAGGTTGATGTCAAGTGGTCGGGGTATCAGAAGAAAATGAAATAG
- a CDS encoding 3-hydroxyacyl-CoA dehydrogenase family protein, with protein MVQTGIIMIVGAGQMGKGLAQLAARSGYTVLLNDLPGILEKSFMEIEMELVSRKDLDAEGRQQILEKIKPAASLQEAVHSDYIIEAATENVTIKKQIFTTLSNYITQHTILATNTSSLSITDIASASDCPEKVVGMHFMNPVSSMMVVEIIRGLKTSDHACKVIKELAENLGKEAIEVNDYPGFVSNRLLMPMINEAIICVFDGVADVESVDRIMQLGLRHPLGPLRLADMIGLDACLSIMEILHREFDHPKYRPCPLLRNMVKAGKLGRKSGEGFYLYDN; from the coding sequence ATGGTGCAGACTGGTATAATCATGATTGTCGGCGCAGGGCAAATGGGAAAGGGGCTGGCCCAACTCGCGGCACGCTCAGGGTACACTGTCCTTCTCAATGATCTACCCGGTATCCTGGAAAAAAGCTTCATGGAAATTGAAATGGAACTGGTCAGCCGGAAAGATCTCGATGCCGAAGGCAGGCAGCAGATACTGGAAAAAATCAAGCCGGCCGCCAGCCTCCAGGAAGCCGTCCATTCCGACTATATTATAGAAGCGGCCACGGAAAATGTGACCATAAAAAAACAGATATTTACCACTCTTTCAAATTATATAACCCAACATACCATTCTGGCAACAAATACGTCTTCACTTTCCATTACCGACATTGCCTCAGCTTCTGACTGTCCGGAAAAAGTAGTCGGTATGCATTTCATGAACCCGGTTTCCTCAATGATGGTGGTGGAGATAATACGCGGTTTGAAAACCAGTGATCATGCCTGCAAAGTCATCAAGGAACTGGCCGAGAACCTCGGTAAGGAAGCCATCGAGGTCAACGATTATCCCGGATTTGTCTCCAACAGATTGCTCATGCCGATGATCAACGAAGCCATCATCTGTGTCTTTGACGGTGTTGCCGATGTCGAATCGGTTGACAGGATTATGCAGCTTGGACTGCGGCATCCTCTTGGCCCCCTGCGTCTTGCCGACATGATCGGACTTGATGCCTGTCTCTCAATCATGGAAATCCTGCATCGTGAATTTGACCATCCCAAATACAGGCCATGCCCCCTGCTGCGCAATATGGTCAAGGCCGGCAAGCTCGGTAGAAAATCCGGTGAAGGATTTTATCTTTATGACAACTGA
- a CDS encoding TetR/AcrR family transcriptional regulator yields the protein MNIRDSHEYEISTQIKDQELVKQRRRQIVDCAVKLFIKQGYHKTSTRQLTKEIGISTGTLYEYISTKVDVLYLVCRAIYTDVEASMKNVHFTSEDGRKVLKEIVREYFLVCDRLSDHYLLLYQVTHFLPTNFQQRILAAELEITRLFLDAIERLEKEGKLDLDTDTINFIGHTISVLGHTWAFRRWYFAKHYTIEQYIEKQTEFILGFLSADTVIA from the coding sequence ATGAATATCAGAGACAGCCATGAATATGAAATATCCACCCAGATCAAGGACCAGGAACTTGTAAAGCAACGCCGCCGGCAGATAGTGGACTGTGCAGTCAAATTATTCATCAAACAGGGCTATCACAAGACTTCGACCCGTCAGCTTACCAAAGAAATCGGCATTTCGACAGGAACTCTCTACGAATATATTTCCACCAAAGTGGATGTTCTTTATCTGGTCTGCAGAGCCATTTATACCGATGTCGAAGCTAGTATGAAAAATGTTCACTTTACTTCAGAGGACGGCAGGAAGGTACTTAAGGAAATTGTCCGGGAATATTTTCTTGTCTGCGACCGTTTGAGCGATCATTATCTTCTGCTCTACCAGGTCACCCACTTTTTACCGACAAATTTTCAGCAGAGGATTTTGGCTGCGGAGCTGGAAATAACCAGGCTTTTTCTGGATGCGATAGAACGGCTTGAAAAAGAAGGAAAGCTCGATCTCGACACTGATACCATCAACTTTATCGGGCATACCATCTCAGTGCTGGGCCATACCTGGGCTTTCCGGCGGTGGTATTTTGCCAAGCATTATACAATTGAACAATATATTGAAAAGCAGACAGAATTCATTCTGGGATTCCTGTCTGCTGATACGGTAATAGCTTAG
- a CDS encoding DUF2062 domain-containing protein: protein MSTEKSRKSLKGFLLRVRPVLRFIKGFRGSPHAIAGGFSLGIFIALTPTIGLQLVIAVFLATLLKVSRPAALLSVMVTNPLTIPPIFTFNYWVGKFFFDGPSIRTVYYHFIQIAAEMAKLNAFELLVRIKSFAETSQNMLIPLIAGCMLVATLAGIVSYIVLVRFLWFLVLRQDRKTMLREQRKKRALKTQEQEQEQEQEQEQEPKEEA, encoded by the coding sequence ATGTCCACTGAGAAGAGCCGAAAATCATTGAAGGGGTTCCTGCTCCGGGTTAGGCCGGTGCTGCGCTTCATCAAAGGATTCCGCGGTTCACCGCATGCCATAGCCGGTGGATTTAGCCTGGGTATTTTTATCGCCCTTACCCCGACAATCGGATTGCAGTTAGTAATTGCCGTATTCCTGGCCACGCTTTTAAAAGTGAGCAGACCTGCCGCTCTTCTTTCGGTAATGGTCACCAATCCACTGACAATTCCGCCGATCTTTACCTTCAATTACTGGGTGGGAAAATTCTTTTTTGATGGCCCTTCCATACGGACGGTATATTATCATTTCATTCAAATAGCCGCTGAGATGGCAAAACTGAATGCCTTTGAGCTGCTGGTCCGGATAAAATCATTTGCAGAGACCAGCCAGAATATGCTGATCCCTCTCATTGCCGGGTGTATGCTGGTCGCTACTCTGGCGGGCATAGTTTCCTATATAGTTCTGGTACGTTTTCTCTGGTTTCTGGTATTGCGTCAGGATCGAAAAACCATGCTGCGGGAACAGAGAAAGAAAAGAGCCTTAAAAACACAAGAGCAAGAGCAAGAGCAAGAGCAAGAGCAAGAGCAAGAGCCGAAAGAAGAGGCTTGA
- a CDS encoding 4Fe-4S binding protein: MATRDYCKMISRSKPGPGDGGNTGSWRVLRPIINNEKCIPVKTGKKACFNCWLYCPDCVVSKTIPPTIDLTYCKGCGICAEECPADAIEMVDESRLIVEEK, from the coding sequence ATGGCAACCAGAGATTATTGCAAAATGATATCACGGAGCAAACCCGGCCCTGGAGACGGCGGTAACACCGGCTCATGGCGGGTGCTCCGTCCTATAATAAACAATGAAAAATGTATCCCGGTGAAAACTGGAAAGAAGGCCTGCTTCAACTGCTGGCTGTATTGTCCGGATTGTGTAGTCTCCAAGACAATTCCCCCGACCATTGATCTGACATACTGCAAGGGATGTGGCATCTGTGCTGAAGAGTGTCCGGCTGATGCCATCGAGATGGTTGATGAGTCACGATTAATTGTGGAGGAGAAATAG
- a CDS encoding branched-chain amino acid aminotransferase, with protein MEIQFKKADILKDHPQDSDLGFGTVFTDYMFNMDYTPEKGWHNPRIEPYGPMQMDPSTMVLHYGQAIFEGLKAYRTESGDIRLFRPKDNFHRFNLSANRLCMPALDEDFILEALLELLKIEKDWVPGAPGTSLYIRPAIIATDPYIGLRSSHTYRFFMILSPVGAYYPEGFDPVKIWVTTDYVRAVRGGVGQAKTAGNYAASLYATDLANKDGYTQVMWLDGVELKYVEEVGSMNIFFMIGDELISPALNGSILAGVTRDSVIRLARSWGINVVERRISIDEIYAAHDRGELKEVFGSGTAAVISPVGNIKYNGREILIGAGQVGPLAAKLFQELMDIQYCKADDPFGWTMPVK; from the coding sequence ATGGAAATACAATTCAAAAAAGCAGACATACTCAAAGATCATCCGCAGGATTCCGACCTGGGATTCGGTACCGTTTTCACCGACTACATGTTTAACATGGATTACACCCCCGAAAAGGGCTGGCATAATCCCCGCATTGAACCCTATGGTCCCATGCAGATGGATCCTTCCACCATGGTGCTCCATTACGGTCAAGCCATCTTCGAAGGATTAAAGGCCTACAGAACGGAATCCGGGGATATCCGGCTCTTCCGGCCGAAAGACAATTTTCACCGTTTCAACCTCTCCGCCAACAGACTCTGTATGCCCGCACTGGACGAAGATTTTATCCTCGAGGCCCTGCTCGAGCTTTTGAAAATTGAGAAAGACTGGGTCCCCGGTGCCCCCGGTACATCACTGTATATCCGCCCGGCCATAATTGCCACGGACCCCTATATCGGTCTGCGCTCCTCGCACACCTACCGTTTTTTCATGATTCTCTCACCGGTTGGTGCATATTACCCCGAAGGATTCGACCCTGTGAAAATCTGGGTGACAACCGATTATGTCCGTGCCGTACGCGGCGGAGTCGGCCAGGCAAAAACGGCAGGGAATTATGCTGCCAGCCTCTATGCCACGGATCTGGCCAACAAAGACGGTTACACCCAGGTGATGTGGCTCGACGGTGTTGAACTCAAATATGTCGAGGAAGTCGGCTCGATGAACATCTTTTTCATGATCGGCGACGAACTCATTTCTCCGGCGCTGAATGGCAGTATCCTGGCCGGGGTTACACGGGATTCCGTGATCAGGCTCGCCCGGTCATGGGGGATAAATGTAGTGGAAAGAAGAATCAGCATCGATGAGATTTATGCCGCTCATGACCGTGGTGAACTTAAAGAGGTTTTCGGTTCCGGTACCGCCGCCGTCATCTCACCTGTCGGCAACATCAAGTACAACGGCAGAGAAATCCTTATTGGCGCCGGACAGGTTGGACCTCTGGCGGCAAAGCTTTTTCAAGAACTGATGGACATCCAATACTGCAAGGCCGATGACCCCTTCGGTTGGACCATGCCGGTGAAATAG
- a CDS encoding radical SAM/SPASM domain-containing protein produces MAKADIGDMQIELTSRCNLTCRTCVRAHFFEKWQSRDLSAGAISSILEQSADYSSVHLQGWGESLLRSDCPELINRFKQAGVRVSLSSNGSIMSIDLAQNLLAAGLDSMAFSLAGASPQRHDVLRGRGSFDKCLQSIRIFNRERQASQPPLVINYLLTPASIQDLNAVIRLSAELGVDYLVCTNMVYICSEEQLRMAVYLGRKKYRIRVFFGNLTALLNSIELSLPPLLEVEQPVCAKNPTHNLFIGADGSISPCVNLCPPLLSEYHRYHCGNKYPETRTVFGNINRESLVDVWQKAEYRTFREMLQKRCDIYNELVQPVSADFDGMEKLMLVQDGVSAMLASNPPPGPCRICPKLYGM; encoded by the coding sequence ATGGCGAAAGCGGATATCGGCGATATGCAGATAGAGTTGACCAGCAGGTGCAACTTGACCTGCAGGACCTGCGTGCGAGCACATTTTTTTGAAAAATGGCAGAGCCGGGATTTATCTGCAGGTGCAATCAGCAGCATACTTGAACAGAGTGCCGATTACTCATCTGTTCACTTGCAGGGATGGGGAGAAAGTCTGCTGCGTTCCGACTGTCCTGAGCTGATTAATAGATTTAAACAAGCGGGAGTACGGGTGAGTCTGAGTAGTAACGGCTCCATAATGTCCATTGACCTGGCGCAAAATTTACTTGCAGCAGGCCTTGATTCCATGGCCTTCAGCCTGGCCGGTGCATCGCCGCAGAGGCATGATGTCCTGAGGGGCAGAGGAAGTTTTGACAAGTGCCTGCAGAGCATCCGCATCTTCAACAGAGAGCGTCAGGCATCACAGCCGCCCTTAGTCATCAACTATCTTCTCACCCCTGCAAGCATACAGGACTTAAACGCCGTGATCAGGCTGTCCGCGGAACTTGGTGTCGATTATCTTGTCTGCACCAACATGGTGTATATATGCAGCGAAGAACAGTTGAGAATGGCAGTTTATCTCGGCAGGAAAAAATATCGAATCAGAGTGTTTTTCGGGAATCTTACCGCACTGTTGAATTCTATAGAGTTGTCTCTGCCACCTCTGCTGGAAGTCGAGCAACCGGTATGCGCCAAAAATCCAACCCATAACCTCTTTATCGGTGCGGACGGTTCCATCTCTCCGTGCGTAAATCTTTGTCCGCCGCTGCTGAGCGAATATCACAGATATCATTGTGGTAATAAATATCCCGAGACCAGGACCGTCTTTGGCAATATCAACCGGGAAAGTCTGGTCGATGTCTGGCAAAAGGCAGAATATCGGACTTTCAGGGAAATGCTGCAAAAGCGGTGTGACATATACAACGAACTGGTTCAGCCGGTTTCCGCAGATTTTGATGGAATGGAAAAGCTGATGCTGGTACAAGATGGCGTTTCTGCAATGCTGGCATCAAATCCTCCACCCGGACCGTGCCGAATATGTCCAAAATTGTATGGAATGTAG
- a CDS encoding hydantoinase/oxoprolinase family protein, with protein MIIGIDVGGTHADGVLLWKNTIAAKKKVWVDHDNLGDSIITLLESLLPPDREALKRIHLSTTLCTNALINEKLDEVGMFVQAGPGMNPDFLKCGDHLHFFSGAVDHRGQILRGPGVAEIQAAASELQRNNISSIGIVTKFSHRNNEHELWVRDQLQDDFTHISMGHRISGMPNFPRRVYTTWVNSALKSQFYQFKEAMEEGFSKLGLTCPCYILKADGGTIPFDVGCEFPCQSIHSGPSASIMGALALVDNIGDAILLDIGGTTTDIGIFADGVPLLEPYGATVGGRPTLIRAQLTKSIGLGGDSSVIRQGNGFQIGPERRGPPMAFGGMSPTPTDAMVVLGRIKAGSQTEARAAMERLCPEKPPEETAVELLHCFVRTVHRAVMDMIEEIFSRPVYTVSAFLEREKITPERLISIGGPALALQSFLQDTFGMECVVPPDYEVANAIGAARARLTVQASLYCDTSLGRLSIPEISCMESIGKRFNMEDAELLVIEAVRKMALEMGAETIPEIDFIERLEMNTVKGFATTGKIISLKAQIRPGLVKVEE; from the coding sequence ATGATTATCGGGATTGATGTAGGCGGTACCCATGCTGATGGCGTCCTTTTGTGGAAAAACACCATTGCCGCAAAGAAAAAAGTCTGGGTAGATCATGACAACCTCGGAGATTCCATAATTACCCTGCTGGAATCCCTCCTGCCCCCGGATAGAGAGGCTCTGAAAAGAATCCATCTGAGTACCACCCTCTGTACCAATGCCTTGATCAATGAAAAGCTCGACGAGGTCGGCATGTTCGTTCAGGCAGGTCCCGGCATGAACCCAGATTTCCTCAAGTGCGGAGATCATCTCCATTTTTTCTCCGGGGCCGTGGACCATCGCGGACAAATTCTTCGTGGCCCGGGTGTAGCCGAAATTCAGGCCGCCGCCTCTGAATTACAAAGAAACAATATCTCCTCCATCGGCATAGTCACTAAATTTTCACACAGAAACAACGAGCATGAATTATGGGTCAGAGATCAGCTGCAGGATGATTTTACCCACATCAGCATGGGGCATCGTATATCGGGCATGCCGAATTTCCCCAGGCGGGTCTATACCACCTGGGTCAATAGTGCCCTGAAGTCGCAGTTTTATCAGTTTAAGGAGGCGATGGAGGAAGGTTTTTCAAAGCTGGGCCTTACCTGCCCCTGCTATATACTTAAGGCGGACGGGGGCACCATTCCCTTTGACGTCGGCTGTGAATTTCCCTGCCAGTCCATTCATTCCGGACCTTCGGCCAGTATTATGGGGGCGCTGGCTCTGGTGGATAATATTGGTGATGCCATTCTTCTCGACATTGGTGGAACGACAACCGATATTGGCATATTTGCCGACGGAGTGCCGCTGCTTGAACCGTATGGTGCCACGGTGGGCGGCAGACCCACTCTGATACGCGCCCAGCTCACCAAAAGCATTGGTCTCGGCGGAGACAGCAGTGTGATCCGGCAGGGTAATGGTTTTCAGATTGGTCCGGAAAGAAGGGGGCCGCCCATGGCCTTTGGTGGTATGTCACCGACCCCCACCGATGCCATGGTAGTGCTGGGCAGGATCAAAGCGGGCTCGCAGACGGAAGCACGAGCGGCGATGGAGCGGCTGTGCCCTGAAAAGCCGCCGGAGGAGACGGCGGTCGAGCTGCTTCATTGTTTTGTCCGGACAGTGCATAGAGCGGTGATGGACATGATTGAAGAAATCTTCAGTCGGCCGGTCTATACGGTTTCCGCCTTTCTTGAGCGGGAAAAGATCACCCCGGAGAGGCTGATATCCATAGGCGGCCCCGCCCTGGCATTGCAGAGTTTTCTGCAGGATACCTTCGGGATGGAATGTGTGGTTCCTCCGGATTACGAGGTTGCCAACGCCATAGGGGCGGCCAGGGCACGCTTAACCGTGCAGGCGAGCCTGTATTGCGACACCTCCCTGGGCAGACTGAGCATTCCGGAAATATCCTGCATGGAAAGCATCGGCAAGCGGTTCAATATGGAAGATGCTGAATTGCTTGTCATTGAGGCGGTCCGGAAAATGGCGCTGGAGATGGGCGCTGAAACCATTCCCGAGATTGACTTTATCGAACGGCTCGAGATGAATACGGTCAAGGGATTTGCCACAACTGGAAAAATCATCTCGCTGAAAGCACAGATACGACCCGGTCTGGTGAAGGTGGAGGAGTAA